From Quercus robur chromosome 8, dhQueRobu3.1, whole genome shotgun sequence:
gatcatgaTGTTTCAATTACTAACAATTTGCAATGCCAGTGAACCATAAAAGGATTGTGGATTTTGGGCATGTTTTGGAGTTTTTAACCATATGATCATGATGCAGTTGGGCAGTAggattttttctaatatttcttgattcaaattaaattttgctaatTTAAATGTGTACAAACTATTACgtcatttgaaattttaatttacgTAGTAGTCTAtaaattgtttgatataaaaaataaaattataatcatGAAATGAATTCCCTTCATTCCTAGCAAAATAAAGATCATATTCCTTGATGTCAAAACACAAGTTTTACAATATTTCTTTAGTACGTAAATAATTGAGGAATGAAGAGAGCTTACCTCGGGTTGATTCTTGGATATTGCAATGTGCAACACAATGTTGCCTTCCTCGTTCTTCCAATTCAAGATTTTCCTCTCCCAAaatatggaattcttagacctTTTTTGTCTAATCCATTCCACCAAGAATTTAAAAGCCTCCAACTTATTATATTTCAAAGCTATATGCAGAACAGTCTCATTTCGAGTCGTCACATCTTCAATAGAATCGGGACAGACTGAGAGAAATTCAGCCAATAGATCAAGTTGATCATCTACTACTACTGCATAATGCAAAGGAGTAATAccctctcttccttttatacGGACAAGGTCACCATCGACTTGTAGAAGACGACTCACCATTTCGGTATGCTTATATAGTAATGCAAGGTGAATGGGGCTAAACCCTTCTAGATTTGGCTTTCTAGCAAAAGACGGTTTTAATCTCATCATTTCCATGACAAAAGGTATGTGCCCATTACACGCAGCTATGTGTAAAGGAgtatcaaaaaaaggaaaatgatcaATGTGGTCCAAAAGACAAGCATCCTCTTGAATCAACACGTACAGTGTGTCAACATCACCACATTGAGCAACTTGTTTCAGCCTCTCAATTCTCTCACCCATCCTAGAGAACGTGAATATAGATATAAGGGTAGGGATTTCCTTAATAGTATAACTTTAGAGAGTGGTAATTAATGGTTATGGGCTATAGCAGGTAGCTGGAGTGAAGAAAATGGAGTAATCGAGGAGATTAATGTAACCTGCTAGAGCTAACACCGTCTCTTTTTATAGCGCCTGAAGACTTGAGGAAAATGATCATGTATGGCGGCAGAGTCATCTAAGAAGGATTAAGGAACCGTTCAACCTTAGTTTATTTTTCTGGGAAATAAAGTTGTTGATGTATCTTAAAAAAAGACGTGTTAAAGTCAAATTTGTTATATTTGGCAACTCCTTTGCAGAATTTAGCTTTGACTTCTTTTGCCAACGGATATCTTTGAAGGGTAATTCTATCGCacccccctaaaaaaaaggggggtacggtacccactagTGGGTAACCTGCTTTACCAGGTTacatttttctcacatttgatagtaccatcctcatattgtgcagttccagcgccacatttgacagttcttttgtcacatttggcagttcccttacttttttctcacatttgatggtttcatcctcacattgtgcagttccaacgtcacatgtgacagttcttttgtcacatttggcagttcccttactttttcctcacatttaatggttccatcttcacattatgcagttctatcctcacatgtgacagttcttttgtcacatttgacggttttcttactttttcctcacatttgataatttcatcctcacattgtgcagttccaatgTCACATGTgtcagttcttttgtcacatttggctgttcccttacttttttctcacatttgatggttccatcctcacattgtgcagttccaacgtCACATGTgtcagttcttttgtcacatttggcagttcccttacttttttctcacatttgatggttccatcctcacattgtactcacatttgatggttccatcctcacattgtgcaattccaacgtcacatgtgacagttcttttgtcacatttggcagtttccttactttttcctcacatttgatagtttcatCTTCACATTATGCAATTCCAACGTTACATGTAATAGTTCTTTTGTTACATTTGgcggttcccttattttttcctcacatttgatagttccatcctcacattgtgcagttccaatgtcacatatgacagttcttttgtcacatttggcggttcccttactttttcccCACATTTAAtgatttcatcctcacattgtgcaattccaacatcacatgtgacaattcttttgtcacattcaacggttctattattttttctcgcatttgatggtatcatcctcacattgtacagtatcaacatcacatgtgactgtactttaaTCAATTTAGtgattcccttttttttttttctcacatttgatggttccatcctcacattgtgcagttccaacatcacatgtgatagttcttttgtcacattttctcaaattgtgcagttccaacatcatatgtgatagtttttttatcacattaggtggttctcttactttttttttctcacatttgactgttccattctcacattgtgcagttccaatattATATgtaacagttcttttgtcacattctgtgcttcctttatttttttctcacatttgacagttccatcctcacattgtgcaattccaacatcatatgtgactgTTCTCTTGTCACATTCaatggttcctttattttttttctcacatttgacgattctATCTTTACATTGTGCAGTACAAACATAACTtttgactgtacttttgtcatattcggtggtatcctaatttttttttctcatatttgattgTTCTATCGTCACATTGGgtagtaccaatatcacatatgaccgtatttttgtcacattcaattgttcttttttttttattattcacatttgacagtttcattcTCAAGTTTAGTCTTACCAATATTACATATGGGCGTAgccaacctaacccaaccccACTGAATTACCTAATAATCAacgaatatatataataaaaatactcttaaaatctctaaaattctGAAATACCCTTAAATTTACTAAATTTACCAAAACgcattctaaaaattaaaaattaccaaaataacctcGAAACTCTCAAAAATTATTGGGATatccttaaaacctaaaaaatgaccgaaatgaccctaaaatctaaaaaatgactgaaatactctCTAACCTAAAAAATAATCGAAATACCCTtagatactaaaaaaaaaaaattacctaaatGACAATGatatctaaaaaatgactaaaatgaccTTGTAACTTAAAAAGTGACAATAATGCTCTTAGAACCTAAAATCAACCGTAATGCaacttaaacctaaaaaattaccaaaatatccatAGAACCTTAAAAATTACCGAAATGACCCTAAAAccttaaaacctaaaattcTGAAATACTCAACACTTTATTTTATGTTCCCTCTTTATCGTTTTGTTCCTTTGTTGTTTCTTGCTGTTCAATGCATATATTTCTTGTATGTTAGCATGTATGTGTTGTAGGATTTGTGCTCTGTGTACCACCTGGTTCAGAATTAGCCcaatttagctgcggtgaaccaaacTCAGTCCCTTACGACAATAAGTACTGGGCCCAGGATCCCTGTTTTCTACTTGGGCCTGTgtcctaaaaaaaagaaaaaataaaaaaagaacccacACAATATGTTTGTAGCCAATAATGAGGATGAAGATGGCAATCCCACATTGGAATGGTTTAAAATACATACGATGACAAGTATATGTCAAAATTGAtggttcctttatttattttcacatttaatggttccattgtcacattggACAGTATTAACATCACATTTtactatacttttgtcacattcaattGTACTCagtattttttctcacatttttctcacatttgatagcaTTATCCTCAAgttgtgcagtaccaacatgACATGTgaacttttgtcacattcggtggttcttttatttttttttttctcacatttgatggttccattgtcacGTTGGGCAAGACTAACATCTTATTTGACAATATTAGATTACGCCGTAAGCAATCATAAAAATTAGCTCGGCAATCGCTATTAACAAATCTTGTTGTTGGCTTATTTTAACAAGGTGATAAactaaattaagaaaaataatatcttAAGGACTAATgtgaaaattgaaatagaagTTAGGtgactaaattgaattttagccAAAAACTTATATCATATCCTCAGCCCTATTTATTTGAAGGGAGATATGTAGCATGCACTGTAAACTATTCCACCAGTATGCTAATGCTAACAAAGTAACACATACAGCTTTTGCACTTCTTGTCACATAAATGTTTTCCAGGTCCctatttacttattttagaGAAAAACCAAGTTTAAGGACCTTGGTGGTAAATCAGTAGCAAAACTAAGTATAATTGATTCCCTGTCAAAAGACAAATCAGCTGCTTGCAAATTGGATGTCAAAGGGTTCATACAAAAATATTGCAATAACATCCTAGAGGGTTGGCATTAGTTAAGTTGTATTACCAATTCAACTTGAGTTTTCAACTGCGACAAATGCAATTAGTAATTCCAATAAATTTTGGCATGAATGCATTAACAATACTTCATGTAATATGAGTAACTAAGCactttttctttagataaaattgTACATAGAGAAAGTTTGATGCCAAATAAACCATTTTGCAGGTTACAAACAGGTTCTAACTCCAAGAGTAAGGCAACAAACTAATATTTTATCTGACCCTCTTCATTAGATGTACAGACACAAAATGGGGTCTATCATCATTCCATGTAAGCCTGAGTTCAATGCCATCTTCAATTATTATACTCTTGGGTAACCtgaaagaggaaagagaaaaagttcGAAGATTAGTGAATCGGAGAACTATTGACCACCTGAAAAATGTGGTGTCATATCAAGTAATGGCCCTTCCAGTTTGTTAAAATATTACACAATGCTAAAAAGGAACAACTTAATCTGCCAAGGAACCTGTATGTCCTTCAAGCTTCAGATTACAATTTTAAACTCCTATTATGCATATGACATAATGACCTTTTCAAAGCAGCATAATTGAAAGCATCATCAAAACCAAACTTATTTTTCAATAGATCAACCTAATTCATCACAGAAAAAAGATGAGTATTTCatgcttaaaaatagtttttttttttaacttcttttgtGAATGGTACATTCATCCTACCAGCCCACTCCACAATCACGGAAGGAGAAAAGGACTGTTTTTGAGTAGGGTTTATGGGGAAGGAAGATTCCATCTTGTCCGAATTGATCAATGTGGAATTCAGATAAAGAGCAGCTTGTAGATAAAGAAGGGCCAGTGAGTACTAAAAAGTATATATCCAAATAGAATATACCTTTTCTTTACTTCCAGCACTCCCAACTACGTAACAACCCAATAATTTTGCAAATTGTCCAACAAGCTGGCCAACAGCACCAGATGCTGCTGAAATGAAGACATATTCTCCTTTCTAAGGAGAACAAACTTCATGAATCCAGCATAGGTGGTCATACCAGGCATaccttttttaaaatgaaaagccAAAGTTAGAAGATTAGTGTACATTTACATGGAGAATTGAACAAGATGCCCACAAAATCAAAGTAGATCTTAAATTAATGAAACTACTCTTTGAGACATGCATATCAAAAGGGTATGTAGCATAATCACCTTTGTCTAAATCTCAAGTTATTCCAATCTTTATAGAATAAGCAAACAACATACCAAAGTCCTGTATAGTAGGAAAGGGGTACATCACTATGTGTGATCTTTCTGAGGCCTTCGGTTGCTGTGATTAGGCTATACTCTTCTCATCTAGCAGACCCCCATACCCGTTTATCAGCTGCGAGTTTTCACAAAGAAAAGTTCACAATTGCAAGCTCAAAATTGTACTCAACATCATTTTTAACAAGTAGTCActcatgcatatatatatatatatatataattaatctcTTTTAGTCATACAAAGAATTAGTTAATCTTTTAGTAGTCTCTAAAATGTTTAACAAGGTTATTCTTCTCTACGCATtctgctttctttcttttctgtcaTTTATCTCCACTAGTACCAAAAAACATTCTATGCATTTATCATCAACTATatcttataattttatttaccaataaaagATTCTTTATTATGAATCCAACTACACATATTACAACTTAGATGTACACCacatagaaaagaaatgaaatagaaacaaagaaatagcAACTCCATATCCATGTCCTCCCTAGGAcatagaagaaaaaatttatttctttataaaaacCC
This genomic window contains:
- the LOC126696376 gene encoding ankyrin repeat-containing protein BDA1-like; amino-acid sequence: MGERIERLKQVAQCGDVDTLYVLIQEDACLLDHIDHFPFFDTPLHIAACNGHIPFVMEMMRLKPSFARKPNLEGFSPIHLALLYKHTEMVSRLLQVDGDLVRIKGREGITPLHYAVVVDDQLDLLAEFLSVCPDSIEDVTTRNETVLHIALKYNKLEAFKFLVEWIRQKRSKNSIFWERKILNWKNEEGNIVLHIAISKNQPEAVRLLLKSGVDINAKNLKGYTAGDILVEQTQAENNNEIRVILQRAGALLANSSPPDYNYSRYLRSIVSSLEESLIRRCRKWRILSEDKRNALLVVTTLLITVTYEGVLNPPGGIWQEDFSINGTHWSNVMKPNLSFNKNATLSGKIAGTPIGLRLLPFWLFLASNSVTFMFSYLHDSMLIHSWKKN